Proteins found in one Geomonas subterranea genomic segment:
- a CDS encoding HAD family hydrolase: MLSAVIFDFDGIIVDTEPLHYKAFQELLVPLGLGYSWEEYLDLYIGFDDRDAFREAFRVHGRPLADAELRELIKGKAEAFLDIVSVGVAPYPGVVELIRSISGNLPLALCSGALKSDIEPILAQLGLTEAFDVKVTADEVAASKPDPESYRLAVQRLQERFPGKVDAACTIAVEDTPAGIASATGAGLKVLAVTNSYPRERLTGACRVVNSLSGIDLEGLRLLV; encoded by the coding sequence TTCGATTTCGACGGGATCATCGTGGACACCGAGCCGTTGCACTACAAGGCGTTCCAGGAACTGCTGGTGCCGCTTGGCCTGGGCTATTCCTGGGAGGAGTACCTCGATCTCTACATCGGGTTCGACGACCGCGACGCCTTCCGCGAGGCGTTCCGGGTGCACGGCCGTCCCCTCGCCGACGCGGAGCTCAGGGAACTCATCAAGGGGAAGGCGGAGGCCTTTCTGGATATCGTTTCCGTCGGCGTCGCGCCGTACCCGGGGGTGGTGGAACTCATCCGCTCCATCTCCGGCAATCTCCCGCTCGCCCTTTGCAGCGGCGCCCTGAAAAGCGACATCGAACCGATCCTGGCCCAGCTGGGGCTGACCGAAGCCTTCGATGTCAAGGTGACCGCCGACGAGGTCGCGGCGAGCAAGCCCGATCCGGAAAGTTACCGCCTCGCCGTGCAGCGGCTCCAGGAGCGTTTCCCCGGCAAGGTGGACGCTGCTTGCACGATCGCCGTCGAGGACACGCCTGCAGGCATCGCCTCGGCGACCGGTGCCGGACTAAAAGTTCTTGCGGTGACCAACAGCTACCCGAGGGAGCGCCTGACCGGCGCCTGCCGCGTGGTCAATTCCCTTTCCGGCATCGACCTCGAGGGGCTGCGCCTGCTGGTCTGA